One window of the Rhipicephalus sanguineus isolate Rsan-2018 chromosome 2, BIME_Rsan_1.4, whole genome shotgun sequence genome contains the following:
- the LOC125757112 gene encoding uncharacterized protein LOC125757112 has protein sequence MPMGAMTGCSARSTSAAQKMDLEPRTGLYRLPKVITRQCDRTKVLSEQRRRLWLARINRKGLKNLDYLRVCGRRFISGQPASLMDNTNPDWVPSQHLGYSNRTAPGVNTSRYKRAKNRLAKKKKKKKKRWPQPRTQLTFSRQRLTILRLKWSMQTITSVKRRLLNNFTSLNTMTRLEGSRFAVTPLTRPLVK, from the exons ATGCCGATGGGTGCGATGACTGGCTGCAGTGCGAGAAGCACGTCTGCCGCACAGAAAATGGACCTGGAGCCAAGAACCGGGCTCTACCGATTGCCGAAAGTGATAACTCGGcaatgcgaccgcacgaaagtgttgtcggagcagcgtcgtcgtctctggctcgctcgcatcaacagaaagggcctcaagaacctggattacctccgtgtatgcggtcggcgtttcatctcag gacagccagcgagtctaatggacaacacaaacccggattgggtgccgagccaacacttgggatacagcaaccgcacagcaccgggcgttaatacttctcggtacaagcgcgccaaaaatcggctggcaaaaaaaaaaaaaaaaaaaaaaaagaggtggccacagccgcgaacgcagctaacattcagccggcagaggttgaccatccttcgcctgaaatggtcgatgcagacgatcacttcagtcaagagacgcctgctgaataactttacctcgctcaacacgatgacgcgcttggagggcagccgctttgctgtcacgccgctcacacggccactggtgaagtag